A single window of Microbispora hainanensis DNA harbors:
- a CDS encoding PepSY domain-containing protein: protein MRHTTKIALAAAVTVTALAAGGTAVAVAAPAPLSSAASASLSSAALSRASVAKASASTAAITWRQAVAIAKKRVPGARVTEVEREWEHGYRTWKVELRKGHTEYDVYVAIATGRIIKFRVDHDD, encoded by the coding sequence ATGAGACACACAACGAAGATCGCTCTCGCCGCCGCCGTCACCGTCACCGCCCTGGCCGCCGGGGGCACCGCCGTCGCCGTCGCCGCGCCCGCACCGCTCTCCTCGGCCGCCTCGGCCTCCCTCTCCTCCGCGGCCCTCTCCCGGGCCTCCGTCGCCAAGGCTTCCGCCTCCACGGCCGCGATCACCTGGCGCCAGGCGGTCGCGATCGCGAAGAAGCGGGTGCCCGGCGCGCGGGTCACCGAGGTCGAACGCGAGTGGGAGCACGGCTACCGCACCTGGAAGGTCGAGCTGCGCAAGGGCCACACGGAGTATGACGTCTACGTCGCGATCGCGACCGGACGGATCATCAAGTTCCGCGTCGACCACGACGACTGA
- a CDS encoding HAMP domain-containing sensor histidine kinase yields MRRWLAALVAATTSLVLVSLLVPLALLVRSVAHSEAVDSATRAAESVAVAVGAVDEETLRLTAEQAGASSGHPVTVFLADGRVLGAQAARTRAVDLAARGRSLTAAVPGGREILMAVQGAPGGTAVVRAFLSDDDLDRGVHRTWLALLVLGVALVGLGIVVADRLARAVVRPTTALAQVSHRLAKGDLTARATPQGPPEVRTAGLALNHLAGRISDLLAEEREMVADLSHRLRTPLTGLRLEAESLADPGEAARMEARVDALERAVTAVINDVRRRSRERASCDAVAVVRDRVEFWSVLAEDQSRTVTLDLAPGPLPVAVAAEDLADCVDALLGNVFAHTPDGTSFRVLLAPGPDDAAALTVSDAGPGFGPGGPPRRGESGAGSTGLGLDIARRAAEESGGSLTVGRSDLDGAEVRLLLGSARGDSDRR; encoded by the coding sequence ATGAGGCGCTGGCTCGCGGCCCTCGTCGCGGCGACCACGTCGCTGGTCCTGGTGTCGCTGTTGGTGCCGCTGGCGTTGCTCGTGCGGTCGGTGGCGCACAGCGAGGCCGTCGACTCCGCCACGCGGGCCGCCGAGTCCGTCGCCGTGGCCGTGGGCGCGGTGGACGAGGAGACGCTGCGGCTGACCGCCGAGCAGGCGGGCGCGTCGAGCGGACACCCCGTCACGGTCTTCCTCGCGGACGGCCGCGTGCTCGGGGCACAGGCGGCCCGCACCCGCGCCGTCGACCTCGCCGCACGCGGCCGGAGCCTGACCGCGGCCGTGCCGGGCGGCAGGGAGATCCTCATGGCGGTGCAGGGGGCGCCGGGCGGCACCGCCGTCGTCCGCGCGTTCCTCTCCGACGACGACCTCGACCGAGGCGTCCACCGGACCTGGCTCGCTCTGCTGGTCCTCGGGGTCGCCCTGGTCGGGCTCGGCATCGTGGTCGCCGACCGGCTCGCACGCGCGGTCGTCCGGCCCACCACGGCTCTCGCCCAGGTCTCCCACCGCCTCGCGAAGGGCGACCTGACCGCCAGGGCGACCCCGCAGGGCCCACCCGAGGTCCGTACGGCGGGGCTGGCACTCAACCACCTCGCGGGACGCATCTCCGACCTGCTCGCCGAGGAGCGCGAGATGGTGGCGGACCTCTCCCACCGGCTGCGCACCCCGCTGACCGGCCTGCGGCTCGAAGCGGAGTCGCTGGCCGATCCCGGCGAGGCGGCCAGGATGGAGGCCCGCGTGGACGCGCTGGAGCGCGCGGTCACCGCCGTCATCAACGACGTGCGGCGGCGGTCGCGGGAACGGGCCTCCTGCGACGCCGTCGCCGTGGTGCGCGACCGGGTGGAGTTCTGGTCGGTGCTGGCGGAGGACCAGTCGAGAACCGTCACGCTCGACCTCGCGCCCGGCCCGCTGCCGGTGGCGGTCGCGGCCGAGGACCTGGCCGACTGCGTCGACGCCCTCCTCGGCAACGTCTTCGCGCACACCCCCGACGGGACGTCCTTCCGCGTGCTCCTGGCCCCCGGGCCGGACGACGCCGCGGCCCTGACGGTCTCGGACGCCGGCCCCGGCTTCGGCCCCGGCGGGCCGCCGCGACGCGGGGAGAGCGGCGCGGGCTCGACCGGGCTCGGGCTCGACATCGCCCGCCGCGCGGCCGAGGAGTCGGGCGGCTCCCTGACCGTCGGCCGGTCGGACCTCGACGGCGCCGAGGTGCGCCTGCTCCTGGGCTCGGCGCGTGGCGACTCGGATCGGCGCTGA
- a CDS encoding response regulator transcription factor: MPSVLLIEDDAPIRTSLTRSLRDRGYAVSSASTALDGLRSAVEDRPDLIVLDLGLPDMDGADLLRMLRAVSRVPVIVATARDGEADMVRLLDAGADDYVIKPYSAAQLDARIRAVLRRIDTGRTDTSLTVGTLRVDPGAREATLDGAVLDLTPREFDLLHYLAARAGQVVTKRELLTEVWRIPYGGTDKTVDVHLSWLRRKLGETAQQPRYLQTVRGVGVRLTAPPSPAE, translated from the coding sequence ATGCCAAGCGTGCTGCTCATCGAAGACGACGCCCCCATCCGCACCTCCCTCACCCGGAGCCTGCGCGACCGCGGGTACGCCGTCTCCTCCGCCTCCACCGCCCTCGACGGCCTGCGCTCGGCCGTCGAGGACCGTCCCGACCTCATCGTGCTCGACCTCGGCCTGCCCGACATGGACGGCGCCGACCTGCTGCGCATGCTCCGCGCGGTGAGCCGCGTGCCGGTCATCGTCGCCACCGCCAGGGACGGGGAGGCCGACATGGTCCGTCTGCTCGACGCCGGCGCCGACGATTACGTGATCAAGCCCTACAGCGCCGCGCAGCTCGACGCGCGCATCCGCGCCGTGCTGCGCCGGATCGACACCGGGCGTACGGACACCTCCCTGACGGTGGGGACGCTGCGGGTCGACCCGGGCGCCAGGGAGGCGACGCTCGACGGGGCGGTGCTGGACCTGACGCCGCGGGAGTTCGACCTGCTGCACTATCTGGCGGCACGGGCCGGGCAGGTCGTCACCAAGCGCGAGCTGCTCACCGAGGTCTGGCGCATCCCCTATGGGGGCACCGACAAGACGGTCGACGTCCACCTGTCGTGGCTGCGCCGCAAGCTCGGCGAGACCGCGCAGCAGCCGCGTTATCTCCAGACCGTCCGCGGGGTGGGCGTGCGCCTGACCGCGCCGCCCTCGCCCGCGGAATGA